In Marasmius oreades isolate 03SP1 chromosome 3, whole genome shotgun sequence, a single window of DNA contains:
- a CDS encoding uncharacterized protein (antiSMASH:Cluster_3.6) has protein sequence MSFLSPYGPSSFTPDDGLDLFFSPELIPDQVKKQLPGDLHIRPLASSDYHRGHLAVLSVLTVVTDPGEDAWVEQFRTMRATSGTYYPIVIVDKASDKVVGVGCVFMERKFLRGLGIVGHIEDIAVDKGQQGKKLGLRIIQVLTHISEQAGCYKTILNCSDANIPFYEKCGFIKKENEMAKYAPDQRPQTPLPGVMTLTPLPSRASSPARL, from the exons atgtcttttctttctccctaTGGACCCTCATCTTTTACCCCAGACGACGGTCTCGACCTTTTCTTCTCGCCTGAACTCATTCCGGATCAGGTGAAAAAGCAACTTCCAGGCGACCTTCAC ATACGACCGCTAGCATCTTCAGACTACCATCGCGGTCATCTTGCAGTGCTCTCAGTTTTGACCGTCGTTACAGATCCGGGAGAAGACGCATGGGTGGAGCAGTTCAGGACTATGCGTGCTACATCTGGAACATACTACCCCATCGTCATTGTAGACAAAGCTTCGGATAAGGTCGTTGGAGTCGGCTGTGTTTTCATGGAGCGCAAGTTTTTGCGAGGACTTGGTATTGTCGGTCACATCGAAGACATCGCGGTTGATAAGGGCCAACAAGGAAAGAAACTTGGTCTCAGGATAATCCAAGTGCTCACTCATATCAGTGAGCAGGCTGGCTGCTACAAGACCATCCTGAACTGCAGCGATGCCaatattc CCTTTTACGAGAAATGTGGCTTTATCAAGAAGGAGAACGAGATG GCCAAGTATGCTCCTGATCAACGCCCACAAACGCCGCTTCCTGGCGTCATGAC